The Cygnus atratus isolate AKBS03 ecotype Queensland, Australia chromosome 19, CAtr_DNAZoo_HiC_assembly, whole genome shotgun sequence genome includes a window with the following:
- the GARNL3 gene encoding GTPase-activating Rap/Ran-GAP domain-like protein 3 isoform X4, with translation MELRSAEAVSSRLLGLTQRSVSEDLGCRRGEFSRKHYGSVELLISSDADGAIQRAGRFRVENGSSDENTEYTPGTWHRTDVHLENPEYYTRWYFKYFLGKVHQNYIGTDAEKNPFFLSVVLSDQNNQRVPQYHSILWRKTGTQKICLPYSPTKTLSVKSILSAMSLEKFEKSPREIFHPEIQKDLLVLEEQEVNGSVNFKFGVLYAKDGQLTDDEMFSNETGSESFQRFLHLLGDTITLKGWTGYRGGLDTKNDTTGTCSIYTVYQGHEIMFHVSTMLPYSRENKQQVERKRHIGNDIVTIVFQEGEESSPAFKPSMIRSHFTHIFALVRYNKQNDSYRLKIFSEESVPLFGPPLPSPPVFTNHQEFRDFLLVKLINGEKATLETPTFSQKRQRTLDMLIRSLYQDLMPDLHKVNNMLNRRSFSDVLPESPKSTRKKEEARQAEFVRLGQALKLKTTVKGDTPATLATTSFCKKEPWESQSFCSNFPHEVVCADSWGQSLLVSTDAGILLIDDGQPSVQVFDKTLQIKQMHVLEALDLLIARTDKGKDSRLLVFRLSAVQKDIETKQMIRSKYDCRENKLERTKGCHLYAVNTHHGSELRIVVAIRNKLLLITKKYNPCNSVTSSSLLSLPESPVDEFQYIREICLSDPPVVMTLVDGPTGDSDNMICVAYRHQFDLVNESTGESYRLHHVEANKVNFVAAIDVYEDGEAGLLLCYNYVCQYRKVYPFNGGSPFIQSSAYDFHFSWNQVPYAVVCAFPYILAFTTDSIEIRLVVNGNLVHTAVVPELQLVASRSDIYFKATAAVRGSSHSSSKEMSSRSSPQTPTAYEMAECPLSSSEGEIPGKNLYKIPLSNLVGRSIERPLKSPLTPKVITTPTSSGVTSLPVTHSLSLSRMEIKEIASRTRKELLGLLDEPIPKMEGAQKQKKAPRRQSDPKQGAVRSTSSDRLISTSFESFSESRHLSTSSDPDTVANREESSPSSYPFHLTSLYDEDIIDLK, from the exons CTTATATCTAGTGATGCTGATGGAGCCATCCAAAGAGCTGGAAGATTCCGTGTGGAAAATGGCTCCTCTGATGAG AATACAGAATACACTCCAGGAACATGGCACAGAACGGATGTGCATTTGGAAAATCCAGAATATTATACAAGAtggtatttcaaatattttttaggaAAAG ttCATCAAAATTACATAGGTACAGATGCAGAGAAGAACCCTTTCTTTCTGTCCGTTGTACTCTCTGACCAAAATAATCAGCGTGTTCCCCAATACCATTCAattctttggagaaaaaca GGTACTCAGAAAATATGTCTCCCTTACAGTCCCACAAAAACATTATCAGTGAAATCTATATTGAG tgcTATGAGTCTTGAGAAATTTGAGAAGAGCCCAAGGGAAATTTTTCATCCCGAGATACAAAAG GATTTATTGGTTCTTGAAGAGCAAGAGGTAAAT ggatctgtgaattttaaatttGGAGTCCTTTATGCTAAGGATGGGCAGCTTACAGATGATGAAATGTTCAGCAATG AAACTGGAAGTGAGAGCTTTCAGAGATTTTTGCATCTCTTGGGCGACACAATTACTTTGAAAGGCTGGACAGGCTACAGAGGAGGACTGGACACAAAAA ATGATACAACAGGAACCTGTTCCATCTATACAGTTTACCAAGGGCATGAAATTATGTTCCATGTTTCAACCATGCTGCCGTATTCTAGAGAGAACAAGCAGCAG gtagaAAGGAAGCGGCATATTGGAAATGACATTGTCACTATCGTAtttcaggaaggagaagaatCTTCTCCAGCATTCAAGCCATCCATGATTCGCTCTCATTTTACAC ATATTTTTGCCTTAGTGAGATATAATAAGCAGAATGATAGTTACAG gctgaaaatattttcagaagaaagtgtTCCTCTCTTTGGGCCTCCACTTCCATCCCCCCCTGTGTTTACAAATCACCAGGAATTCAGGGATTTTTTGTTAGTGAAAT TAATAAATGGTGAAAAAGCCACCTTGGAAACCCCAACATTTTCTCAAAAACGTCAGCGCACTCTAGACATGCTGATCCGCTCTTTATACCAGGACCTGATGCCTGATCTACACAAGGTAAAT aacaTGCTCAATAGAAGGTCTTTCAGTGATGTGTTGCCAGAGTCCCCAAAATCAACAcggaaaaaagaagaagctcGGCAAGCAGAATTTGTCCGACTTGGTCAG GCGCTGAAATTGAAAACCACTGTGAAAGGGGATACACCAGCTACCCTGGCAACCACCAGCTTTTGTAAAAAGGAG CCTTGGGAGTCCCAATCTTTCTGCAGTAATTTTCCTCATGAGGTTGTCTGTGCAGATTCCTGGGGCCAGTCCTTGTTGGTTTCTACAGATGCTGGCATCTTGTTAATTGATG atggTCAGCCATCAGTTCAAGTATTTGATAAAACGCTCCAAATAAAGCAGATGCATGTGTTGGAAGCTCTGGATCTTTTGATTGCCCGAACAGACAAAG GGAAAGACTCTCGTCTCCTCGTCTTCAGATTGAGTGCTGTCCAAAAAGATatagaaacaaagcagatgatAAGAAGCAAATAtgactgcagagaaaataaattggaGAGAACAAAAG GCTGCCATTTGTATGCCGTTAATACTCACCATGGCAGTGAACTGAGGATTGTTGTGGCTATTCGGAACAAACTACTACTCATCACAAAGAAATACAATCCATGCAACAGTGTaaccagcagctctctgctATCATTACCTGAATCTCCAGTAGACGAGTTCCAGTACATCCGG GAAATATGCCTTTCTGACCCTCCAGTGGTTATGACACTGGTGGATGGACCTACTGGAGACAGTGACAATATGATCTGTGTGGCATATCGGCATCAGTTTGATTTAGTTAATGAGAGTACTGGGGAGTCCTATAGACTGCATCATGTTGAAGCAAACAAA GTTAATTTTGTTGCAGCTATTGATGTATATGAAGATGGTGAAGCTGGCCTACTGTTATGTTATAACT ATGTTTGCCAATATAGAAAGGTGTATCCTTTTAATGGAGGTTCTCCATTCATCCAGTCATCGGCTTATGACTTTCACTTTAGCTGGAATCAAGTTCCTTATGCTGTTG tctGTGCTTTCCCTTATATCCTTGCCTTCACTACTGATTCCATTGAGATCCGATTAGTGGTGAATGGAAACTTAGTCCACACAGCAGTTGTGCCTGAGCTTCAACTTGTAGCATCAAGG tcagatatttattttaaagctactGCTGCAGTAAGGGGATCATCTCATAGCAGTTCTAAGGAAATGAGTTCAAGGAGTTCTCCTCAAACACCGACGGCTTATGAAATGGCAGAAtgtcctctttcttcttcagaag gTGAAATCCCAGGCAAAAACCTGTACAAAATTCCTCTGAGTAATCTAGTTGGGCGAAGCATTGAACGACCTCTGAAGTCACCTTTGACTCCCAAAGTCATCACTACTCCAACATCTAGTGGTGTTACCTCTCTTCCTGTTACTCACTCACTATCCTTATCTCGTatggaaattaaagaaattgcaAGCAGAACACGTAAAGAATTGCTAG GCCTTTTGGATGAACCTATTCCCAAGATGGAAGGtgcacagaagcaaaaaaaggcTCCTCGAAGACAGTCAGATCCCAAGCAGGGAGCGGTAAGATCAACTAGTAGTGACAG ATTAATCTCAACctcttttgaaagcttttctgagAGTCGTCATCTTTCCACTAGTTCAGATCCTGATACTGTAGCAAACAGAGAGGAGAGCTCACCATCTAGCTATCCGTTCCATCTGACTTCTTTATACGATGAGGACATCATTGACTTGAAGTGA
- the GARNL3 gene encoding GTPase-activating Rap/Ran-GAP domain-like protein 3 isoform X28 encodes MELRSAEAVSSRLLGLTQRSVSEDLGCRRGEFSRKHYGSVELLISSDADGAIQRAGRFRVENGSSDENTEYTPGTWHRTDVHLENPEYYTRWYFKYFLGKVHQNYIGTDAEKNPFFLSVVLSDQNNQRVPQYHSILWRKTGTQKICLPYSPTKTLSVKSILSAMSLEKFEKSPREIFHPEIQKGSVNFKFGVLYAKDGQLTDDEMFSNDDTTGTCSIYTVYQGHEIMFHVSTMLPYSRENKQQVERKRHIGNDIVTIVFQEGEESSPAFKPSMIRSHFTHIFALVRYNKQNDSYRLKIFSEESVPLFGPPLPSPPVFTNHQEFRDFLLVKLINGEKATLETPTFSQKRQRTLDMLIRSLYQDLMPDLHKVNNMLNRRSFSDVLPESPKSTRKKEEARQAEFVRLGQALKLKTTVKGDTPATLATTSFCKKEPWESQSFCSNFPHEVVCADSWGQSLLVSTDAGILLIDDGQPSVQVFDKTLQIKQMHVLEALDLLIARTDKGKDSRLLVFRLSAVQKDIETKQMIRSKYDCRENKLERTKGCHLYAVNTHHGSELRIVVAIRNKLLLITKKYNPCNSVTSSSLLSLPESPVDEFQYIREICLSDPPVVMTLVDGPTGDSDNMICVAYRHQFDLVNESTGESYRLHHVEANKVNFVAAIDVYEDGEAGLLLCYNYVCQYRKVYPFNGGSPFIQSSAYDFHFSWNQVPYAVVCAFPYILAFTTDSIEIRLVVNGNLVHTAVVPELQLVASRSDIYFKATAAVRGSSHSSSKEMSSRSSPQTPTAYEMAECPLSSSEGEIPGKNLYKIPLSNLVGRSIERPLKSPLTPKVITTPTSSGVTSLPVTHSLSLSRMEIKEIASRTRKELLGLLDEPIPKMEGAQKQKKAPRRQSDPKQGAVRSTSSDRLISTSFESFSESRHLSTSSDPDTVANREESSPSSYPFHLTSLYDEDIIDLK; translated from the exons CTTATATCTAGTGATGCTGATGGAGCCATCCAAAGAGCTGGAAGATTCCGTGTGGAAAATGGCTCCTCTGATGAG AATACAGAATACACTCCAGGAACATGGCACAGAACGGATGTGCATTTGGAAAATCCAGAATATTATACAAGAtggtatttcaaatattttttaggaAAAG ttCATCAAAATTACATAGGTACAGATGCAGAGAAGAACCCTTTCTTTCTGTCCGTTGTACTCTCTGACCAAAATAATCAGCGTGTTCCCCAATACCATTCAattctttggagaaaaaca GGTACTCAGAAAATATGTCTCCCTTACAGTCCCACAAAAACATTATCAGTGAAATCTATATTGAG tgcTATGAGTCTTGAGAAATTTGAGAAGAGCCCAAGGGAAATTTTTCATCCCGAGATACAAAAG ggatctgtgaattttaaatttGGAGTCCTTTATGCTAAGGATGGGCAGCTTACAGATGATGAAATGTTCAGCAATG ATGATACAACAGGAACCTGTTCCATCTATACAGTTTACCAAGGGCATGAAATTATGTTCCATGTTTCAACCATGCTGCCGTATTCTAGAGAGAACAAGCAGCAG gtagaAAGGAAGCGGCATATTGGAAATGACATTGTCACTATCGTAtttcaggaaggagaagaatCTTCTCCAGCATTCAAGCCATCCATGATTCGCTCTCATTTTACAC ATATTTTTGCCTTAGTGAGATATAATAAGCAGAATGATAGTTACAG gctgaaaatattttcagaagaaagtgtTCCTCTCTTTGGGCCTCCACTTCCATCCCCCCCTGTGTTTACAAATCACCAGGAATTCAGGGATTTTTTGTTAGTGAAAT TAATAAATGGTGAAAAAGCCACCTTGGAAACCCCAACATTTTCTCAAAAACGTCAGCGCACTCTAGACATGCTGATCCGCTCTTTATACCAGGACCTGATGCCTGATCTACACAAGGTAAAT aacaTGCTCAATAGAAGGTCTTTCAGTGATGTGTTGCCAGAGTCCCCAAAATCAACAcggaaaaaagaagaagctcGGCAAGCAGAATTTGTCCGACTTGGTCAG GCGCTGAAATTGAAAACCACTGTGAAAGGGGATACACCAGCTACCCTGGCAACCACCAGCTTTTGTAAAAAGGAG CCTTGGGAGTCCCAATCTTTCTGCAGTAATTTTCCTCATGAGGTTGTCTGTGCAGATTCCTGGGGCCAGTCCTTGTTGGTTTCTACAGATGCTGGCATCTTGTTAATTGATG atggTCAGCCATCAGTTCAAGTATTTGATAAAACGCTCCAAATAAAGCAGATGCATGTGTTGGAAGCTCTGGATCTTTTGATTGCCCGAACAGACAAAG GGAAAGACTCTCGTCTCCTCGTCTTCAGATTGAGTGCTGTCCAAAAAGATatagaaacaaagcagatgatAAGAAGCAAATAtgactgcagagaaaataaattggaGAGAACAAAAG GCTGCCATTTGTATGCCGTTAATACTCACCATGGCAGTGAACTGAGGATTGTTGTGGCTATTCGGAACAAACTACTACTCATCACAAAGAAATACAATCCATGCAACAGTGTaaccagcagctctctgctATCATTACCTGAATCTCCAGTAGACGAGTTCCAGTACATCCGG GAAATATGCCTTTCTGACCCTCCAGTGGTTATGACACTGGTGGATGGACCTACTGGAGACAGTGACAATATGATCTGTGTGGCATATCGGCATCAGTTTGATTTAGTTAATGAGAGTACTGGGGAGTCCTATAGACTGCATCATGTTGAAGCAAACAAA GTTAATTTTGTTGCAGCTATTGATGTATATGAAGATGGTGAAGCTGGCCTACTGTTATGTTATAACT ATGTTTGCCAATATAGAAAGGTGTATCCTTTTAATGGAGGTTCTCCATTCATCCAGTCATCGGCTTATGACTTTCACTTTAGCTGGAATCAAGTTCCTTATGCTGTTG tctGTGCTTTCCCTTATATCCTTGCCTTCACTACTGATTCCATTGAGATCCGATTAGTGGTGAATGGAAACTTAGTCCACACAGCAGTTGTGCCTGAGCTTCAACTTGTAGCATCAAGG tcagatatttattttaaagctactGCTGCAGTAAGGGGATCATCTCATAGCAGTTCTAAGGAAATGAGTTCAAGGAGTTCTCCTCAAACACCGACGGCTTATGAAATGGCAGAAtgtcctctttcttcttcagaag gTGAAATCCCAGGCAAAAACCTGTACAAAATTCCTCTGAGTAATCTAGTTGGGCGAAGCATTGAACGACCTCTGAAGTCACCTTTGACTCCCAAAGTCATCACTACTCCAACATCTAGTGGTGTTACCTCTCTTCCTGTTACTCACTCACTATCCTTATCTCGTatggaaattaaagaaattgcaAGCAGAACACGTAAAGAATTGCTAG GCCTTTTGGATGAACCTATTCCCAAGATGGAAGGtgcacagaagcaaaaaaaggcTCCTCGAAGACAGTCAGATCCCAAGCAGGGAGCGGTAAGATCAACTAGTAGTGACAG ATTAATCTCAACctcttttgaaagcttttctgagAGTCGTCATCTTTCCACTAGTTCAGATCCTGATACTGTAGCAAACAGAGAGGAGAGCTCACCATCTAGCTATCCGTTCCATCTGACTTCTTTATACGATGAGGACATCATTGACTTGAAGTGA
- the GARNL3 gene encoding GTPase-activating Rap/Ran-GAP domain-like protein 3 isoform X35 — MELRSAEAVSSRLLGLTQRSVSEDLGCRRGEFSRKHYGSVELLISSDADGAIQRAGRFRVENGSSDENTEYTPGTWHRTDVHLENPEYYTRWYFKYFLGKVHQNYIGTDAEKNPFFLSVVLSDQNNQRVPQYHSILWRKTGTQKICLPYSPTKTLSVKSILSAMSLEKFEKSPREIFHPEIQKDLLVLEEQEGSVNFKFGVLYAKDGQLTDDEMFSNDDTTGTCSIYTVYQGHEIMFHVSTMLPYSRENKQQEGEESSPAFKPSMIRSHFTHIFALVRYNKQNDSYRLKIFSEESVPLFGPPLPSPPVFTNHQEFRDFLLVKLINGEKATLETPTFSQKRQRTLDMLIRSLYQDLMPDLHKNMLNRRSFSDVLPESPKSTRKKEEARQAEFVRLGQALKLKTTVKGDTPATLATTSFCKKEPWESQSFCSNFPHEVVCADSWGQSLLVSTDAGILLIDDGQPSVQVFDKTLQIKQMHVLEALDLLIARTDKGKDSRLLVFRLSAVQKDIETKQMIRSKYDCRENKLERTKGCHLYAVNTHHGSELRIVVAIRNKLLLITKKYNPCNSVTSSSLLSLPESPVDEFQYIREICLSDPPVVMTLVDGPTGDSDNMICVAYRHQFDLVNESTGESYRLHHVEANKVNFVAAIDVYEDGEAGLLLCYNYVCQYRKVYPFNGGSPFIQSSAYDFHFSWNQVPYAVVCAFPYILAFTTDSIEIRLVVNGNLVHTAVVPELQLVASRSDIYFKATAAVRGSSHSSSKEMSSRSSPQTPTAYEMAECPLSSSEGEIPGKNLYKIPLSNLVGRSIERPLKSPLTPKVITTPTSSGVTSLPVTHSLSLSRMEIKEIASRTRKELLGLLDEPIPKMEGAQKQKKAPRRQSDPKQGAVRSTSSDRLISTSFESFSESRHLSTSSDPDTVANREESSPSSYPFHLTSLYDEDIIDLK; from the exons CTTATATCTAGTGATGCTGATGGAGCCATCCAAAGAGCTGGAAGATTCCGTGTGGAAAATGGCTCCTCTGATGAG AATACAGAATACACTCCAGGAACATGGCACAGAACGGATGTGCATTTGGAAAATCCAGAATATTATACAAGAtggtatttcaaatattttttaggaAAAG ttCATCAAAATTACATAGGTACAGATGCAGAGAAGAACCCTTTCTTTCTGTCCGTTGTACTCTCTGACCAAAATAATCAGCGTGTTCCCCAATACCATTCAattctttggagaaaaaca GGTACTCAGAAAATATGTCTCCCTTACAGTCCCACAAAAACATTATCAGTGAAATCTATATTGAG tgcTATGAGTCTTGAGAAATTTGAGAAGAGCCCAAGGGAAATTTTTCATCCCGAGATACAAAAG GATTTATTGGTTCTTGAAGAGCAAGAG ggatctgtgaattttaaatttGGAGTCCTTTATGCTAAGGATGGGCAGCTTACAGATGATGAAATGTTCAGCAATG ATGATACAACAGGAACCTGTTCCATCTATACAGTTTACCAAGGGCATGAAATTATGTTCCATGTTTCAACCATGCTGCCGTATTCTAGAGAGAACAAGCAGCAG gaaggagaagaatCTTCTCCAGCATTCAAGCCATCCATGATTCGCTCTCATTTTACAC ATATTTTTGCCTTAGTGAGATATAATAAGCAGAATGATAGTTACAG gctgaaaatattttcagaagaaagtgtTCCTCTCTTTGGGCCTCCACTTCCATCCCCCCCTGTGTTTACAAATCACCAGGAATTCAGGGATTTTTTGTTAGTGAAAT TAATAAATGGTGAAAAAGCCACCTTGGAAACCCCAACATTTTCTCAAAAACGTCAGCGCACTCTAGACATGCTGATCCGCTCTTTATACCAGGACCTGATGCCTGATCTACACAAG aacaTGCTCAATAGAAGGTCTTTCAGTGATGTGTTGCCAGAGTCCCCAAAATCAACAcggaaaaaagaagaagctcGGCAAGCAGAATTTGTCCGACTTGGTCAG GCGCTGAAATTGAAAACCACTGTGAAAGGGGATACACCAGCTACCCTGGCAACCACCAGCTTTTGTAAAAAGGAG CCTTGGGAGTCCCAATCTTTCTGCAGTAATTTTCCTCATGAGGTTGTCTGTGCAGATTCCTGGGGCCAGTCCTTGTTGGTTTCTACAGATGCTGGCATCTTGTTAATTGATG atggTCAGCCATCAGTTCAAGTATTTGATAAAACGCTCCAAATAAAGCAGATGCATGTGTTGGAAGCTCTGGATCTTTTGATTGCCCGAACAGACAAAG GGAAAGACTCTCGTCTCCTCGTCTTCAGATTGAGTGCTGTCCAAAAAGATatagaaacaaagcagatgatAAGAAGCAAATAtgactgcagagaaaataaattggaGAGAACAAAAG GCTGCCATTTGTATGCCGTTAATACTCACCATGGCAGTGAACTGAGGATTGTTGTGGCTATTCGGAACAAACTACTACTCATCACAAAGAAATACAATCCATGCAACAGTGTaaccagcagctctctgctATCATTACCTGAATCTCCAGTAGACGAGTTCCAGTACATCCGG GAAATATGCCTTTCTGACCCTCCAGTGGTTATGACACTGGTGGATGGACCTACTGGAGACAGTGACAATATGATCTGTGTGGCATATCGGCATCAGTTTGATTTAGTTAATGAGAGTACTGGGGAGTCCTATAGACTGCATCATGTTGAAGCAAACAAA GTTAATTTTGTTGCAGCTATTGATGTATATGAAGATGGTGAAGCTGGCCTACTGTTATGTTATAACT ATGTTTGCCAATATAGAAAGGTGTATCCTTTTAATGGAGGTTCTCCATTCATCCAGTCATCGGCTTATGACTTTCACTTTAGCTGGAATCAAGTTCCTTATGCTGTTG tctGTGCTTTCCCTTATATCCTTGCCTTCACTACTGATTCCATTGAGATCCGATTAGTGGTGAATGGAAACTTAGTCCACACAGCAGTTGTGCCTGAGCTTCAACTTGTAGCATCAAGG tcagatatttattttaaagctactGCTGCAGTAAGGGGATCATCTCATAGCAGTTCTAAGGAAATGAGTTCAAGGAGTTCTCCTCAAACACCGACGGCTTATGAAATGGCAGAAtgtcctctttcttcttcagaag gTGAAATCCCAGGCAAAAACCTGTACAAAATTCCTCTGAGTAATCTAGTTGGGCGAAGCATTGAACGACCTCTGAAGTCACCTTTGACTCCCAAAGTCATCACTACTCCAACATCTAGTGGTGTTACCTCTCTTCCTGTTACTCACTCACTATCCTTATCTCGTatggaaattaaagaaattgcaAGCAGAACACGTAAAGAATTGCTAG GCCTTTTGGATGAACCTATTCCCAAGATGGAAGGtgcacagaagcaaaaaaaggcTCCTCGAAGACAGTCAGATCCCAAGCAGGGAGCGGTAAGATCAACTAGTAGTGACAG ATTAATCTCAACctcttttgaaagcttttctgagAGTCGTCATCTTTCCACTAGTTCAGATCCTGATACTGTAGCAAACAGAGAGGAGAGCTCACCATCTAGCTATCCGTTCCATCTGACTTCTTTATACGATGAGGACATCATTGACTTGAAGTGA